One genomic segment of Osmia bicornis bicornis chromosome 16, iOsmBic2.1, whole genome shotgun sequence includes these proteins:
- the LOC114879148 gene encoding uncharacterized protein LOC114879148: MTAIVLLLCAFAWTAQGVSTSWRPSFPVSVSSVHPQTAGVFGGSIYDPEADKCTLYKVSMNQELYFEYIQYKTELPDMKEFTLCMWSRFHNHSNDHPLFSYAVGDQPRGILSWVANTARSSYFMMNVNGHNLYRLNYPLRLNKWYHSCQSWNGRTGEWQIWVNDERVGRGFNNRLVGHVIKGGGIAITGQEQRQLGGGFLEGEGAPPGSGGLLGEITMVQLYEVALTAGKAHKDHKHHHAHHYEHETGNNTPRPIRPPVTGPPLPQNPYLTGGQINHQIKLNPGAPVQIVQGGVTLRHPALVPRDPPPQPFPPANPSSAPAAFTLQSSQFFGNLQSAVSPPSSNGIGGNFPDGSYHNLFKREKNSVEKESEEKSSTKKREIVDTSIEHSDGKVTFVPREEIDKAEKELEKRGSELKKRELVQLGDGLIVDDRYISQGLDNDYFAGLTNFGLQLPKYENKDDEREPAEAEVRMIMDVCDGCAEEPFSKALVMAWRSVPKKLYSGALHLPATPLCKAF, encoded by the exons ATGACCGCGATCGTTCTATTGCTTTGTGCATTCGCGTGGACGGCGCAGGGTGTATCCACGTCCTGGCGACCGTCGTTTCCGGTCTCCGTGAGCAGCGTTCATCCTCAGACCGCGGGGGTGTTCGGGGGATCGATCTACGACCCGGAAGCGGACAAGTGCACCCTGTACAAAGTTTCCATGAATCAGGAGCTCTACTTCGAG TACATCCAGTACAAGACCGAGCTGCCGGACATGAAGGAGTTCACCCTGTGCATGTGGAGTAGGTTCCACAACCACAGCAACGACCATCCTCTGTTTTCGTACGCAG TGGGGGATCAACCGCGAGGAATATTATCCTGGGTGGCGAACACCGCCAGGAGCTCCTACTTCATGATGAACGTGAACGGGCACAACTTGTACAGATTGAATTATCCGCTCCGATTGAACAAGTGGTACCACTCCTGCCAAAGCTGGAACGGCCGCACCGGCGAATGGCAGATCTGGGTCAACGACGAGCGCGTGGGTCGAGGGTTCAACAACAGG CTGGTCGGACACGTGATTAAAGGCGGTGGGATCGCGATCACGGGGCAGGAGCAGCGACAGCTGGGCGGCGGCTTCTTGGAGGGCGAAGGTGCCCCTCCGG GCTCCGGAGGTCTTTTGGGAGAGATAACGATGGTGCAACTGTACGAGGTAGCGTTGACAGCAGGGAAAGCACATAAAGATCACAAACACCACCATGCCCATCATTATGAGCACGAGACCGGAAACAACACCCCAAGGCCCATACGACCCCCTGTAACTGGTCCCCCTCTCCCACAGAATCCCTATCTAACCGGGGGACAAATTAACCATCAG ATAAAACTGAACCCTGGAGCTCCTGTGCAAATCGTCCAAGGCGGAGTCACCCTCCGTCACCCAGCCCTGGTTCCCCGAGACCCACCCCCTCAACCCTTCCCTCCCGCGAACCCCTCCTCAGCCCCAGCCGCGTTTACTCTCCAATCCTCCCAGTTCTTCGGCAACTTGCAGAGCGCGGTTAGCCCGCCGTCGTCGAACGGAATCGGAGGAAACTTCCCCGACGGCTCGTACCACAATCTCTTCAAGAGGGAGAAGAACTCGGTCGAAAAGGAGAGCGAAGAGAAATCCTCgacgaagaagagagaaaTCGTGGATACCAGCATCGAACACTCCGACGGGAAG GTGACGTTCGTGCCAAGGGAAGAAATCGATAAAGCGGAGAAGGAGCTGGAGAAAAGGGGCTCGGAATTGAAGAAACGAGAGCTGGTGCAGCTGGGGGATGGATTGATAGTCGACGACAGATACATTTCCCAGGGACTGGACAACGACTACTTCGCCGGACTGACGAACTTCGGGCTCCAGTTACCGAAATACGAGAACAAGGACGACGAACGGGAGCCCGCGGAGGCGGAGGTGAGGATGATCATGGACGTCTGCGACGGCTGCGCCGAGGAGCCCTTCTCCAAGGCCCTCGTGATGGCCTGGAGATCGGTCCCGAAGAAACTCTACTCCGGCGCGCTGCATCTCCCAGCCACCCCGCTGTGCAAAGCGTTCTGA